TCGGGAATGCCGCCGATGCGGCTGGCCACCACCGGCACGCCGACCGCAAAGGCCTGCAGCAGCGCCTGGGGGACGCCCTCCGTGCGGGTCGAGGCCAGGGCGAAGCAGTCCATCGCGCCGAGCAGAGCCGGCACGTCGGGTCGGAAGCCGGTGAAGACCACCGCGTCGGAGAGCTTCGCGTCGCGCGCGAGCTGCTCGACCCAGGCCCGGCGTGGGCCGTCGCCGACCAGGAGCAGCGAGGCGCCCGGGCGCTTGGCGTGCACCGTCGCGAAGGCTTCGAGCAGCTGGGCGTGCCCCTTCGAGCCGCGGAACATCGCGACCGATCCGACGACCGGCGCGCCCAGGTCGAGCTCGCGAACGACCGCGGGCGATCGCCCGCCGAACTTGAAGGCGTCGAGATTGACGCCGGCCGGGATTGCGATCACCCGCTCCGCGGGCACGCCGGCGTCCAGCACCAGGCGCCGGATCGCCTCGCCGCTGGTGATCACGCGATCGGCGAGCCAGCGGTAGACCGGGTTCGGCCCGCGCCGGATCGCGATCGACACGTGCCGCGTGCGCACCACCGGCACCCGGCAGATGCGCGCGGCCATGCCGGCCAGCCAGCCGTCGATCGAGCTGTGGGTGTGCACCAGGC
This genomic interval from Candidatus Methylomirabilota bacterium contains the following:
- a CDS encoding glycosyltransferase; translation: MTKTVLHTEASPGLGGQEVRTLNESRWTAERGWRVLLACQPDGRLVGRAREAGVETVAVRMRGAFDPRALTALVRLIRRERVSLVHTHSSIDGWLAGMAARICRVPVVRTRHVSIAIRRGPNPVYRWLADRVITSGEAIRRLVLDAGVPAERVIAIPAGVNLDAFKFGGRSPAVVRELDLGAPVVGSVAMFRGSKGHAQLLEAFATVHAKRPGASLLLVGDGPRRAWVEQLARDAKLSDAVVFTGFRPDVPALLGAMDCFALASTRTEGVPQALLQAFAVGVPVVASRIGGIPEVVGDGETGLLVESGSVEALAAAILRVLDDSDAAARRARAARALVERRFSHEASITRLLRLYDELLA